From Haloarcula sp. CBA1127, a single genomic window includes:
- a CDS encoding pyridoxal phosphate-dependent aminotransferase, whose product MTGFSRRVEQVSISGIREVFEAAGEDAINLGLGQPDFPTPEHAREAAVEAIQAGEVDAYTSNKGTEKLREAIAAKHERDNDLDVDPGNIIATSGGSEALHIALEAHVDAGQEVIFPDPGFVSYDALTHLAGGTPRPVPLREDLTMAPETVEEAITDDTAAFVVNSPANPTGAVQSPEDMREFARIADEHDVLCISDEVYEHQVFEGEHRSPAEFSETGNVVIVNACSKAYSMTGWRLGWVTGATDRIERMLRVHQYAQACASAPAQYAAEAALTGPQEPVSEMREAFQERRDVLLDGLDEMGLDCPTPKGAFYAMPKVPDGWVDEVIDRGVVVVPGDAFGEHGAGYARISYATDMETLKEAIDIMADATAAVR is encoded by the coding sequence ATGACTGGATTCTCCCGACGGGTAGAGCAGGTATCGATTTCGGGCATCCGCGAAGTGTTCGAGGCGGCGGGCGAGGACGCCATCAACCTCGGCCTCGGCCAGCCGGACTTCCCGACGCCGGAGCACGCACGCGAAGCGGCTGTCGAGGCAATTCAGGCGGGAGAGGTCGACGCTTACACGTCGAACAAGGGAACCGAGAAACTCCGAGAAGCCATTGCCGCCAAACACGAGCGGGATAACGACCTCGACGTCGACCCCGGAAACATCATTGCCACGTCGGGTGGGAGCGAGGCGCTGCACATCGCGCTGGAGGCACACGTCGATGCAGGGCAGGAGGTCATCTTCCCGGACCCGGGGTTCGTCTCCTACGACGCGCTGACCCATCTGGCCGGCGGGACGCCGCGACCTGTCCCACTGCGCGAGGACCTCACGATGGCCCCCGAGACGGTCGAGGAGGCAATCACCGACGACACGGCGGCGTTTGTCGTAAACTCGCCCGCGAACCCGACCGGGGCAGTGCAGTCCCCGGAAGATATGCGGGAGTTCGCCCGTATCGCCGACGAGCACGACGTGCTGTGTATCTCCGACGAAGTGTACGAACATCAGGTGTTCGAGGGTGAGCACCGCTCGCCGGCGGAGTTCAGCGAGACGGGCAACGTCGTCATCGTCAACGCCTGCTCGAAGGCGTATTCGATGACGGGCTGGCGGCTCGGCTGGGTCACCGGCGCGACCGACCGCATCGAGCGGATGCTGCGGGTCCACCAGTACGCTCAGGCCTGTGCGTCGGCCCCGGCGCAGTACGCTGCCGAGGCGGCGCTGACCGGCCCGCAAGAGCCGGTGTCGGAGATGCGCGAGGCGTTCCAGGAGCGGCGGGACGTGCTTTTGGACGGACTCGACGAGATGGGACTGGACTGTCCGACGCCCAAAGGCGCGTTCTACGCGATGCCGAAGGTCCCCGACGGCTGGGTGGACGAAGTCATCGACCGCGGTGTCGTCGTCGTCCCCGGCGACGCCTTCGGCGAACACGGCGCGGGCTACGCCCGCATCTCCTACGCGACGGACATGGAGACGCTGAAAGAGGCAATCGACATCATGGCCGACGCGACGGCGGCAGTCCGCTGA
- a CDS encoding pyridoxal-phosphate dependent enzyme, with amino-acid sequence METTAAFRGLICTACGTETDSTADRCPDCGGVLVGDYDVPDLTPAALPDATGPSRYEPLRPFPEDVTVTLDEGATPLVSVPDLAEELGVDSVYVKDEGRNPTASLGDRKLSLAVTAAAQRGAERVATPSTGNGAQASAAYAARAGIESKGFVPSRCPFLNKAMVNVHGGDMRVVEGRYDDAVSVFEEELADASDGWVPVAPGHSFRIEGAKSVAFETADDLDWTAPDAVVHPTGHGETLVGLEHGFRAAAGSGLTESVPQIYAAQPDSTAAIADAASEGASEPAAIEHPDTIVGPLEVPDPAAGAAALDSLDRSGGDGVAVSDKDILAGAVDGCEMGPETGATGGTAIAGARALADDGAFDDDDVVVLVNPVAGSKEADLLRSHLMSQGI; translated from the coding sequence ATGGAGACGACTGCGGCGTTTCGCGGCCTCATCTGCACGGCGTGTGGCACGGAAACCGACAGCACGGCCGACCGCTGTCCCGACTGTGGCGGGGTTCTCGTCGGTGACTACGACGTTCCGGACCTGACGCCCGCAGCACTGCCCGATGCGACGGGACCGAGCCGGTACGAGCCGCTACGACCGTTCCCGGAAGACGTGACGGTGACGCTTGACGAGGGGGCGACGCCGCTGGTATCGGTTCCGGATCTGGCCGAGGAACTGGGCGTTGACTCGGTGTACGTCAAAGACGAAGGGCGCAATCCGACGGCCTCGCTGGGCGACCGCAAGCTCTCGCTCGCTGTCACCGCTGCCGCCCAGCGCGGAGCTGAGCGCGTCGCGACACCGTCGACGGGGAACGGCGCACAAGCCAGCGCGGCCTACGCGGCCCGCGCCGGCATTGAGTCGAAGGGATTCGTCCCCTCGCGCTGCCCGTTCCTCAACAAGGCGATGGTGAACGTCCACGGCGGCGATATGCGCGTCGTCGAGGGCCGGTACGACGACGCCGTCTCAGTGTTCGAGGAGGAACTGGCCGACGCGTCCGACGGCTGGGTTCCGGTCGCGCCCGGCCATTCCTTCCGCATCGAGGGAGCCAAATCTGTCGCGTTCGAGACGGCCGACGACCTCGACTGGACGGCCCCCGACGCGGTGGTCCACCCCACTGGCCACGGCGAGACGCTCGTCGGTCTCGAACACGGCTTCCGGGCGGCCGCCGGCAGCGGGCTCACGGAGTCGGTGCCACAAATCTACGCCGCACAGCCCGACTCGACGGCCGCCATCGCGGATGCCGCGAGCGAGGGTGCGAGCGAACCGGCGGCCATCGAGCACCCTGACACCATCGTCGGCCCGCTTGAAGTCCCCGACCCTGCCGCCGGCGCTGCGGCGCTCGACTCGCTTGACCGCTCGGGCGGCGACGGCGTCGCCGTCTCAGATAAGGACATTCTGGCCGGCGCGGTCGACGGCTGCGAGATGGGGCCGGAAACCGGTGCGACCGGTGGGACGGCAATCGCCGGCGCACGGGCGCTGGCTGACGATGGGGCTTTCGACGATGACGATGTCGTCGTCCTGGTGAATCCTGTCGCCGGGAGCAAGGAGGCAGACCTGCTACGCAGTCACCTCATGAGCCAGGGCATCTGA
- a CDS encoding metallophosphoesterase: protein MTASYDDRSLLLGETLVVADLHVGRGTGGNLELPVGSGSDMVQRFQSLVERHDPAEVLVAGDLLHSFQTVPRSVESTVAGLKSACQSVGARLLVTPGNHDTMLDSVWDGPTETTYRISDTVVCHGHEAPDVDADRYVVGHDHPTINIEGQRQPCYLVGSGQYRGSDVVMLPSFNRLNAGVEVNEMRASDFQSPLVTDADRLEPVVWDESGRETLSFPPLGEFRRML, encoded by the coding sequence ATGACAGCCAGCTACGACGACAGGTCGCTCCTGCTCGGGGAGACGCTCGTCGTCGCGGACCTCCACGTCGGCCGGGGCACCGGCGGGAACCTCGAACTCCCGGTCGGGTCCGGTTCGGACATGGTCCAGCGGTTCCAGTCACTCGTTGAGCGGCACGACCCAGCGGAGGTCCTCGTCGCCGGTGACCTGCTCCACTCGTTCCAGACCGTCCCCCGGTCGGTCGAGAGCACCGTGGCGGGGCTCAAAAGCGCCTGCCAGTCGGTCGGAGCGCGCCTGCTCGTGACGCCGGGTAACCACGACACGATGCTCGATAGCGTCTGGGACGGCCCGACCGAGACGACATACCGGATCAGCGACACCGTCGTCTGTCACGGCCACGAGGCCCCCGACGTCGACGCCGACCGCTACGTCGTCGGACATGACCACCCGACGATCAACATCGAGGGGCAACGCCAACCCTGCTACCTTGTCGGGAGCGGGCAGTACCGCGGCAGCGACGTCGTGATGCTCCCGTCGTTCAACAGGCTGAACGCCGGCGTGGAGGTCAACGAGATGCGGGCCAGCGATTTTCAGTCTCCACTCGTTACTGATGCCGACCGACTGGAGCCAGTGGTCTGGGACGAGAGCGGGCGCGAGACCCTGTCGTTTCCGCCGCTAGGGGAGTTCCGGCGCATGCTATAA
- a CDS encoding NAD(P)/FAD-dependent oxidoreductase encodes MTDVVVAGGGLAGLVAARHLAESGRDVTVFEQRSDVGGRVRTVHEDGYTFDRGFQVMFTAYPAAKRELDIEALSPRTFTPGATIASPNHRSVLSDPLRNPSAAPQTLLNTDVRTADKLRLFRLQRELAGVEPVELLSRGGTTIREYLADYGFSKRFVERFAAPFYGGITLDRSLGTDSSIFEYTYKMLSEGEIFVPADGMQAMPRQLADRACSAGATIETDAPVTELEAHEGEVTAEVGSETVAAESAVVATDPQTAAELTDIDAIPTEPVGCVTQYFALPTNRAPTTGQRIILNAADDRPNTVAPLSAVASEYAPAGMELYSATFLGTPEEDDAELAAEVRAALQSWYPNASFEALELLRTDRVPLSQFAQPPGYRDSLPDPTAPEGSAVLAGDYTRWSAIQGALESGKVAADLLR; translated from the coding sequence ATGACAGACGTCGTCGTCGCCGGCGGGGGACTCGCCGGGCTGGTCGCTGCCCGCCACTTGGCGGAGTCGGGTCGGGACGTGACAGTGTTCGAGCAGCGCTCGGACGTGGGCGGTCGCGTCCGGACAGTTCACGAGGACGGCTACACGTTCGACCGCGGGTTTCAGGTCATGTTCACCGCCTACCCAGCGGCGAAGCGGGAACTCGACATCGAGGCGCTCTCTCCACGGACGTTTACGCCGGGGGCCACCATCGCCAGCCCAAATCACCGCTCGGTGCTGTCGGACCCGCTCCGGAATCCCTCCGCCGCACCGCAGACGCTGCTCAATACCGACGTGCGCACGGCCGACAAGCTCAGGCTGTTCCGACTCCAGCGCGAACTGGCCGGCGTCGAACCCGTCGAACTGCTCTCCCGGGGCGGAACAACCATCCGAGAATACCTCGCCGACTACGGATTCTCAAAACGGTTCGTCGAGCGGTTCGCCGCGCCCTTCTACGGCGGTATCACGCTCGACCGCTCGCTGGGCACGGACAGCAGCATCTTCGAGTACACCTACAAGATGCTGAGCGAGGGCGAGATATTCGTCCCCGCCGACGGGATGCAGGCGATGCCGCGACAGCTCGCCGACCGCGCTTGCTCGGCGGGCGCGACCATCGAAACCGACGCGCCCGTGACAGAGCTGGAGGCCCACGAGGGAGAGGTTACTGCCGAGGTAGGCAGCGAGACAGTGGCGGCCGAGAGTGCTGTCGTCGCGACGGACCCACAAACGGCGGCAGAGCTGACGGACATCGACGCCATTCCGACCGAGCCGGTCGGCTGTGTCACCCAGTACTTCGCGCTTCCGACGAACCGCGCCCCGACGACCGGACAGCGTATCATCCTCAACGCGGCAGACGACCGGCCAAACACCGTCGCGCCGCTATCGGCCGTCGCCAGCGAATACGCGCCGGCTGGGATGGAGCTATACAGCGCTACGTTCCTCGGAACGCCGGAAGAAGACGACGCGGAACTGGCCGCCGAAGTCCGGGCGGCGCTGCAATCGTGGTATCCGAACGCGAGCTTCGAGGCGCTGGAACTGCTCCGGACCGACCGCGTCCCGCTCTCGCAGTTCGCCCAGCCGCCGGGGTATCGGGACTCGCTCCCGGACCCGACAGCGCCGGAGGGCAGTGCCGTCCTAGCGGGCGATTACACCCGCTGGTCAGCGATACAGGGTGCGCTGGAAAGCGGCAAGGTCGCCGCTGATCTGCTACGATAA
- a CDS encoding MarR family transcriptional regulator, whose amino-acid sequence MVDVLENKRAATRFRVLVEIAERQPAVSQGEIADAVGVTSQAVSEYIRELVDDGLVEKEGRSRYRVTKEGVDWVFQSATDVRRFADHVTDDVLGSVQEDAAIATADLAEGETVTLSLSDGLLHADPGGGDATGVTTTSAAEGEVVGVTGFEGVIDLDPGHVSVIQVPPVRSGPVENIDDIAAACADVPIVTAAGVESVVALRDAGIEPTTHFAAGEVAADAASRGLDAVVVATQDTVGRATDALRDASVDYDVTQ is encoded by the coding sequence ATGGTCGACGTCCTGGAGAACAAGCGGGCCGCGACGCGGTTTCGGGTCCTCGTGGAGATTGCCGAGCGCCAGCCCGCAGTGAGTCAGGGCGAAATCGCCGACGCTGTCGGCGTGACGAGCCAGGCCGTCAGCGAGTATATCCGTGAGCTCGTCGATGACGGCCTCGTCGAGAAGGAAGGGCGGTCGCGCTACCGCGTCACCAAGGAGGGCGTCGACTGGGTGTTCCAGTCCGCCACCGACGTGCGCCGGTTTGCCGACCACGTCACCGACGACGTGCTCGGTAGCGTGCAGGAGGACGCCGCTATCGCCACGGCAGACCTGGCGGAAGGCGAGACGGTGACACTCTCGCTGTCAGATGGTCTGCTGCACGCCGACCCCGGCGGCGGCGACGCGACGGGCGTGACGACGACCAGCGCCGCAGAGGGCGAAGTCGTCGGTGTCACCGGCTTCGAGGGCGTCATTGACCTCGACCCCGGCCACGTCAGCGTGATACAGGTCCCGCCAGTCCGGTCGGGGCCAGTCGAGAACATCGATGACATCGCCGCGGCCTGTGCGGACGTCCCCATCGTCACCGCCGCTGGCGTCGAATCCGTCGTCGCGCTCCGCGATGCCGGCATCGAACCGACGACGCACTTCGCGGCGGGTGAGGTGGCCGCCGACGCCGCATCCCGGGGACTTGATGCTGTCGTCGTCGCGACACAGGACACCGTCGGTCGTGCGACCGATGCCCTCCGCGACGCGAGCGTCGACTACGACGTGACGCAGTGA
- a CDS encoding winged helix-turn-helix domain-containing protein → MEKALWYLLTATRGGANRARIIDALSDRPMNANELADELDVGYKTIRHHMEQLEDHDVVESGDEEYAKLYFLTDRFDNYRDTFEEIVEKMDE, encoded by the coding sequence ATGGAGAAAGCGCTCTGGTATCTGCTGACGGCGACGCGCGGCGGCGCCAACCGGGCGCGTATCATCGACGCTCTCTCGGACCGACCGATGAACGCCAACGAACTCGCCGACGAACTCGACGTGGGCTACAAGACGATCAGACACCACATGGAACAGCTAGAGGACCACGACGTGGTCGAATCCGGCGACGAGGAGTACGCCAAACTCTACTTCCTGACCGATCGGTTCGACAACTACCGCGACACCTTCGAGGAGATAGTGGAGAAGATGGACGAATGA
- a CDS encoding helix-turn-helix domain-containing protein translates to MSDSGIRVELSVDTPGACPVASVSDEAGAAVTDVARSSPDADGQVIEEFTATGTDEGAIEAREDMDKVFATGNGARYQFSRSRTECVCEAVETYDCPVADIRAEGGQLHLTFHAPDVDRVRAIVTRLKELYDGVSLRSMRRNGDVDPVDSILVDRSKLTDRQQEVLETAVEMGYFEYPKGANAGDVASELDISVSTFAEHLAAAQTKLLDSIIAE, encoded by the coding sequence ATGAGCGACTCCGGCATTAGAGTGGAGCTGTCGGTCGACACCCCTGGAGCCTGTCCGGTGGCGAGCGTCTCGGACGAGGCGGGCGCGGCCGTGACCGACGTCGCCCGAAGCAGCCCAGATGCAGACGGGCAAGTCATCGAAGAGTTCACCGCGACGGGCACTGACGAGGGAGCAATCGAGGCCCGGGAGGACATGGACAAGGTGTTCGCGACGGGTAACGGGGCCCGCTACCAGTTCTCCCGGTCGCGAACTGAGTGCGTCTGCGAGGCGGTCGAAACATACGACTGTCCGGTCGCGGATATCCGCGCCGAGGGCGGTCAGCTCCACTTGACCTTCCACGCTCCCGATGTCGACCGGGTGCGCGCTATCGTGACACGGCTGAAGGAACTGTACGACGGCGTCTCGCTCCGATCGATGCGGCGGAACGGCGACGTTGACCCGGTGGACTCGATTCTCGTCGACCGAAGTAAACTCACCGACCGGCAGCAGGAGGTGCTCGAAACCGCTGTCGAAATGGGGTACTTCGAGTATCCGAAAGGGGCCAACGCCGGCGACGTGGCGTCGGAACTGGACATCTCCGTCTCGACGTTCGCGGAACACCTTGCCGCGGCCCAGACGAAACTGCTCGACAGCATCATCGCGGAGTAG
- a CDS encoding DUF2249 domain-containing protein: MSTDHQESVQELDVRDVDGEPFEQIMNALDSVSESEALRLVNSFEPVPLYDVLSKKGYQYDTEQVADEEWHVTIRPE; encoded by the coding sequence ATGAGCACAGATCACCAGGAGTCGGTACAGGAACTCGACGTTCGGGACGTCGACGGAGAACCGTTCGAACAGATCATGAACGCCCTCGACTCTGTCAGCGAAAGCGAGGCGCTCCGGCTGGTGAACAGCTTCGAACCGGTGCCGCTGTACGACGTCCTCTCGAAGAAGGGGTACCAGTACGACACGGAACAGGTCGCCGACGAGGAGTGGCACGTCACGATCCGGCCGGAGTGA
- a CDS encoding alcohol dehydrogenase catalytic domain-containing protein — MRVAAFSELTGPDGVSVINQPTPEPERGEAVVSVEACAINRHDLWVLEGDSAMVDTDDLPFVSGLDVAGTVDAVGDGVTAVKPGDRVVLCPNETCGTCRYCREGPENLCENFSLYHGGLAEAARVQADRLVRLPDNVEPVDAAALPTAYMTAFHMLRRVDAGPGDLVFIPGVTGGVGVAGVQLTSVLGAHSVGTSSSAAKLNRVESLGLDYAIESTDPDEIRAAVTEIGTVDGVLNHLGGEYTQVGLDVLRRGGRMAVCGRTAGGASEIDIPDLFLGHKRVIGSTMGTQGDLERLVDLVADGELTPEIEATYSLEETGAAFAAMQDRDSVGKLVVTP; from the coding sequence ATGCGCGTTGCAGCGTTCAGCGAACTCACTGGCCCGGACGGCGTCTCGGTCATCAACCAACCGACCCCTGAACCCGAACGCGGCGAGGCGGTGGTCTCCGTGGAAGCGTGTGCCATCAACCGCCACGACCTCTGGGTTCTTGAAGGAGATTCAGCGATGGTCGACACGGATGATTTGCCGTTTGTCAGCGGCCTCGACGTCGCCGGAACCGTCGACGCCGTCGGCGATGGCGTTACGGCTGTCAAACCTGGGGACCGCGTGGTCCTCTGTCCGAACGAGACCTGCGGAACGTGTCGCTACTGCCGTGAGGGGCCAGAGAACCTCTGTGAGAACTTCTCACTGTACCACGGTGGCCTCGCCGAGGCGGCCCGCGTGCAGGCCGACCGCCTCGTCAGGCTGCCCGACAATGTGGAACCGGTCGACGCGGCCGCGCTCCCGACGGCCTACATGACGGCTTTCCATATGCTCCGCCGGGTCGACGCCGGACCGGGCGATCTGGTGTTCATTCCGGGCGTCACCGGCGGCGTCGGCGTCGCAGGCGTGCAACTCACGTCCGTTCTCGGCGCTCACAGCGTCGGGACCTCATCTTCAGCGGCGAAGCTAAACCGCGTTGAGTCGCTCGGGCTAGACTACGCCATTGAGAGCACCGACCCGGACGAGATTCGGGCGGCAGTCACCGAGATTGGGACGGTTGATGGCGTGCTTAATCACCTCGGTGGTGAGTACACGCAGGTCGGTCTGGACGTTCTCCGTCGCGGTGGCCGGATGGCTGTCTGTGGCCGGACCGCCGGCGGCGCATCCGAAATCGACATTCCAGACCTGTTCCTCGGTCATAAGCGCGTTATCGGGAGTACGATGGGGACGCAAGGCGATTTGGAACGACTCGTCGACCTCGTCGCTGACGGCGAACTCACCCCGGAAATCGAGGCGACGTACTCGCTGGAGGAGACCGGGGCAGCGTTTGCGGCGATGCAGGACCGCGATAGCGTCGGAAAGCTCGT
- a CDS encoding thiolase family protein, translating to MTDVVLVDGARTAHGELLGGLAERSAIELGTAAVEGLLNRTSVDENSVDWVGLGNAVQAGVGQVPARQVVVESPLTDDVAATTLNEASGSGLRAIMTAADRIEAGRASVCLAGGMESMSNAPYLVPEMRGGRRHGNSDLVDAMIWDSLWDKHYDAHMGTLTEEIAAEHDISREAQDEYARRSNHRAGEAIQSGKFTEELVPVETADGLVTEDEGPHPDTTVDQLAALPPAFADGGTITAGNASKLSDGAGAVVLADAETVEREGLGPMAHVEDYAVAYRDPSEFSIAVRDVVSKLLERNDLTVADVDHFELNEAFAAQMVYVADELDIPAEKHNPLGGAVALGHPIGASGGILTTTMLYAMERADHHRGIVGMSVGGGGAIAMSVVR from the coding sequence ATGACGGATGTGGTTCTGGTAGACGGCGCACGCACCGCACACGGTGAACTGCTGGGAGGGCTCGCAGAGCGAAGCGCGATAGAGCTCGGTACTGCAGCTGTCGAGGGACTGCTTAATCGGACCAGCGTCGACGAAAACAGTGTCGACTGGGTTGGCCTCGGAAACGCGGTGCAGGCCGGCGTCGGTCAGGTGCCGGCCAGACAGGTCGTCGTCGAGTCGCCACTGACGGACGATGTCGCCGCGACGACGCTGAACGAGGCCTCGGGGTCGGGGCTGCGGGCGATCATGACCGCCGCCGACCGCATCGAGGCCGGTCGGGCGTCGGTGTGTCTCGCCGGTGGCATGGAGTCGATGTCGAACGCGCCGTATCTCGTCCCCGAAATGCGTGGTGGCCGCCGGCACGGGAACAGCGACCTCGTCGACGCGATGATCTGGGACTCACTGTGGGACAAACACTACGACGCGCACATGGGCACGCTGACGGAGGAAATCGCCGCCGAGCACGACATTAGCCGCGAGGCCCAGGACGAGTACGCTCGGCGGAGCAACCATCGGGCCGGCGAGGCCATCCAGTCCGGGAAGTTCACCGAGGAACTGGTTCCCGTGGAAACGGCGGACGGGCTCGTGACCGAGGACGAAGGGCCGCACCCGGACACGACGGTAGACCAGTTGGCGGCGCTCCCGCCGGCATTTGCGGACGGAGGCACGATCACCGCCGGCAACGCCTCGAAGCTCTCCGATGGCGCGGGTGCAGTGGTGCTGGCCGACGCCGAGACGGTCGAACGCGAGGGGCTGGGACCGATGGCCCACGTCGAGGACTACGCGGTTGCCTACCGCGACCCGTCGGAGTTCTCAATCGCTGTACGGGACGTGGTGTCGAAGCTCCTAGAGCGCAACGACCTCACAGTGGCCGACGTGGACCACTTCGAACTCAACGAGGCCTTTGCCGCGCAGATGGTGTACGTCGCCGACGAACTCGACATCCCCGCCGAGAAGCACAACCCGCTCGGCGGCGCGGTGGCGCTCGGGCATCCTATCGGAGCTAGCGGCGGTATCCTCACGACCACGATGCTGTACGCGATGGAGCGAGCGGATCATCACCGCGGCATCGTGGGGATGAGCGTCGGCGGTGGCGGCGCGATTGCGATGTCTGTGGTCCGGTAG
- a CDS encoding S8 family serine peptidase yields the protein MSRHTLPKPSRRSVIKALGSAVTVAAFGGEVSASQESDTEEYLIGVSNNRNASDVYDKIKERSDLEQLDILDVNESLSYLRSAVPQKFKGDILPTVEGIDGVKYTEFNHVREPIATVPNDPKFDSQYAPQLVNAPKAWDITFGSEDVTIAVIDTGTDYTHPDLDGQFGSQKGRDFVDDDDDPAPQSAQHGTHVSGIAAGETNDETGIAGVSNSRLLSCRALGPNGGRTADIANAVEWATDQGADIINMSLGGGGYNQTMKNAVSYAWNQGVLLICAAGNHQDGDPPSQQDVSYPAAYEECVAVGAVDKNKSPTEFSNYGEKVDIAAPGNDVLSSVPGGDYAQFPGTSMASPAVAGVAALGLDRHDWPVSQTRQNLLDTAQPLDADGQFVGFGLADAYNFVTVGGGTENEPPIVTLNDDSRTVTVNKEVIFDASGSRDPDGSITNYRWEFGDGSDPIEGADATEVSHTYTSTGDYTVTVTATDNDGAEATTSVSVSVTDESKDRLTEELSGSLDGMLDYDKQTYSLKTESPMQLILSLDGPSDADFDLYVSFDGRTPTPNDYDRASYTQDSNEQIIIDDFSQISEIGILVYVYSGRGDYTLTLEEIGKTSS from the coding sequence ATGTCCCGACATACCCTGCCGAAACCGTCCAGAAGATCAGTTATCAAGGCACTTGGCTCCGCCGTAACCGTCGCAGCTTTTGGTGGCGAAGTCAGCGCATCACAGGAATCTGATACAGAAGAATATCTGATCGGTGTATCGAATAATAGGAACGCTTCAGACGTTTATGACAAAATAAAAGAACGGTCCGACCTCGAACAGCTCGATATCCTCGACGTGAACGAGTCACTTTCGTATCTTCGCTCAGCAGTCCCGCAAAAATTCAAGGGCGACATCCTTCCGACAGTCGAAGGAATTGACGGGGTCAAATATACCGAATTTAACCATGTTCGCGAGCCGATCGCCACGGTTCCGAACGATCCGAAGTTCGACAGCCAGTACGCGCCACAACTGGTCAATGCCCCGAAAGCATGGGACATTACGTTCGGAAGCGAAGACGTCACCATCGCCGTCATAGACACCGGTACGGATTACACCCATCCCGACCTCGACGGGCAGTTCGGGAGCCAGAAAGGACGTGACTTCGTCGATGACGACGACGACCCCGCCCCACAATCTGCTCAGCATGGGACACACGTCTCCGGCATTGCTGCCGGCGAAACGAACGACGAAACCGGAATTGCAGGTGTCAGTAACTCCCGGCTTCTGAGTTGCCGTGCACTTGGCCCGAACGGGGGCCGAACCGCCGATATCGCTAACGCTGTCGAGTGGGCGACCGACCAAGGGGCGGACATTATCAATATGTCTCTCGGTGGCGGCGGCTACAACCAGACAATGAAAAACGCCGTCTCGTACGCATGGAATCAGGGTGTGCTCCTCATCTGTGCAGCCGGTAACCATCAGGACGGTGATCCCCCAAGCCAGCAAGACGTATCGTACCCAGCGGCCTACGAAGAATGCGTCGCCGTTGGTGCCGTCGATAAGAACAAGAGTCCGACCGAGTTCTCGAACTACGGCGAGAAGGTCGACATTGCGGCACCGGGTAATGACGTACTCTCATCTGTTCCAGGGGGAGACTACGCGCAGTTCCCCGGGACGTCGATGGCGAGTCCTGCTGTCGCTGGCGTTGCTGCGCTTGGACTGGACAGACACGATTGGCCCGTCAGCCAGACCCGACAGAACCTTCTCGACACTGCCCAGCCACTGGACGCAGACGGCCAGTTCGTCGGTTTCGGCCTCGCGGATGCATACAACTTCGTAACCGTCGGTGGTGGAACCGAAAACGAACCGCCGATCGTGACGCTCAACGACGACTCACGAACTGTCACTGTGAATAAGGAGGTCATCTTCGATGCCAGCGGCTCCCGTGACCCCGACGGCTCGATAACGAACTACCGCTGGGAGTTCGGCGACGGCTCTGACCCCATCGAAGGTGCGGACGCGACGGAGGTCAGCCACACATACACCAGTACCGGCGACTACACCGTCACCGTGACTGCGACTGACAACGACGGTGCCGAGGCAACCACGTCAGTCAGCGTCTCCGTCACTGATGAATCGAAAGACCGTCTCACCGAAGAGCTGTCCGGGTCACTCGATGGGATGCTCGATTATGACAAGCAGACGTACTCCCTCAAGACGGAGTCGCCCATGCAGCTGATCCTCAGCCTCGATGGCCCATCTGACGCCGATTTCGACCTGTATGTCTCCTTCGACGGCCGCACACCCACTCCGAACGACTACGATCGCGCGTCCTATACGCAGGACAGTAACGAACAGATAATCATCGACGATTTCTCACAGATCAGCGAGATCGGCATACTCGTGTATGTCTACAGCGGACGCGGAGACTACACGCTCACACTGGAGGAAATCGGAAAAACAAGCTCGTAA